A region of Peromyscus maniculatus bairdii isolate BWxNUB_F1_BW_parent chromosome 7, HU_Pman_BW_mat_3.1, whole genome shotgun sequence DNA encodes the following proteins:
- the Angptl8 gene encoding angiopoietin-like protein 8 isoform X1: protein MAVLALCLLWALTTAVQSAPVAPLGGPEPAQYEELTLLFHGALQLGQALNGVYRATEARLTEAGRSLGLFDRALGLLGTEVSHGRDATQELRTSLSEIQQVEEDVLHLQAETTALSLGEVARAQQALRDTVRRLQVRLRGAWLGQAHQEFETLKARADKQSHVLWALTGHIQRQQREIAQQQQWLRQIQERLHTAALPA from the exons ATGGCTGTGCtcgctctctgcctcctgtgggcCTTAACGACAGCAGTGCAGTCTGCCCCGGTGGCCCCTCTGGGGGGCCCGGAGCCAGCTCAATATGAAGAGCTGACCCTGCTCTTTCATGGGGCTCTACAGCTAGGCCAGGCCCTCAACGGGGTCTACAGAGCCACAGAGGCACGCCTGACAGAAGCTGGCCGCAGCCTGGGCCTCTTTGACCGAGCACTGGGCCTCCTGGGCACAGAGGTCAGTCACGGCCGGGATGCGACCCAGGAGCTACGCACCAGCTTGTCGGAGATTCAG CAGGTAGAAGAGGATGTCTTACACCTCCAAGCAGAGACCACAGCCCTGTCGCTGGGAGAAGTGGCCCGGGCCCAGCAAGCTCTGCGGGACACTGTACGGAGACTCCAAGTGCGGCTGAGAGGGGCCTGGCTGGGCCAGGCCCACCAAGAATTTGAGACCTTAAAG GCTCGAGCCGACAAACAGAGCCACGTTTTATGGGCGCTCACGGGCCACATTCAGCGGCAGCAGAGGGAGATAGCCCAGCAACAGCAGTGGCTGCGGcagatccaggagag
- the Angptl8 gene encoding angiopoietin-like protein 8 isoform X2, whose product MAVLALCLLWALTTAVQSAPVAPLGGPEPAQYEELTLLFHGALQLGQALNGVYRATEARLTEAGRSLGLFDRALGLLGTEVSHGRDATQELRTSLSEIQVEEDVLHLQAETTALSLGEVARAQQALRDTVRRLQVRLRGAWLGQAHQEFETLKARADKQSHVLWALTGHIQRQQREIAQQQQWLRQIQERLHTAALPA is encoded by the exons ATGGCTGTGCtcgctctctgcctcctgtgggcCTTAACGACAGCAGTGCAGTCTGCCCCGGTGGCCCCTCTGGGGGGCCCGGAGCCAGCTCAATATGAAGAGCTGACCCTGCTCTTTCATGGGGCTCTACAGCTAGGCCAGGCCCTCAACGGGGTCTACAGAGCCACAGAGGCACGCCTGACAGAAGCTGGCCGCAGCCTGGGCCTCTTTGACCGAGCACTGGGCCTCCTGGGCACAGAGGTCAGTCACGGCCGGGATGCGACCCAGGAGCTACGCACCAGCTTGTCGGAGATTCAG GTAGAAGAGGATGTCTTACACCTCCAAGCAGAGACCACAGCCCTGTCGCTGGGAGAAGTGGCCCGGGCCCAGCAAGCTCTGCGGGACACTGTACGGAGACTCCAAGTGCGGCTGAGAGGGGCCTGGCTGGGCCAGGCCCACCAAGAATTTGAGACCTTAAAG GCTCGAGCCGACAAACAGAGCCACGTTTTATGGGCGCTCACGGGCCACATTCAGCGGCAGCAGAGGGAGATAGCCCAGCAACAGCAGTGGCTGCGGcagatccaggagag